Proteins encoded together in one Prevotella scopos JCM 17725 window:
- a CDS encoding protein-disulfide reductase DsbD family protein produces MKRKNTLLILLMLFFSITAMAQQKPIHASIQQKQVSPTEVEVVFTAKIDQGWHIYSTNLPADGPTSASLHIDKAEGVTPVGKLTARGKELNVYDKTFEMKLRYFENNVSFVQRYKITAKTYIIKGYLEYGACNDEMCLPPMQEEFNFKGNGPASAPAATPSTVNSEAEKTPTAATDVAADGLSALTATTADTAKKSDVLPVDTAGATKQENAQVNADVNLWQPVIKELSAFNSSKDSTNSSLLAIFLMGILGGFIALLTPCVWPIIPMTVSFFLKRAKDDRKKGIRDAVTYGLSIIVIYMALATLVTWAFGPQKLNELATNAPFNVFFFLLLVVFAFSFFGWFELRLPSSWGNAVDNKASATTGLLSIFLMAFTLSLVSFSCTAPVVGLLLVQAATSGDWVAPAVGMFGFALALALPFTFFALFPTLLKKAPKSGSWMNMIKVVLGFIELAFSLKFLSVADLAYGWHILDRETFLSIWIALFGLLGLYLIGKLKFPHDDSEQKAMPVPAIMLGLCSLAFSIYMLPGLWGAPVKAVSAFAPPVNTQDFNLAPQTVHAAYTDYDEGMRAAAAAGKPVLVDFTGFGCVNCRKMEASVWTDSRVADKLNKDYVLISLYVDDKTPLKQPIEVKLPDGTSRTLRTIGDKWSYLEQTKFGYLAQPFYVPLDNAGKPLNGSFSYKEDVPAYLEFLEKGLDNYHAQQQ; encoded by the coding sequence ATGAAAAGAAAGAATACTTTACTGATCCTCCTTATGCTGTTCTTTAGCATCACAGCTATGGCACAGCAGAAGCCTATTCATGCTTCTATTCAGCAGAAGCAAGTTTCACCAACAGAGGTAGAGGTCGTCTTTACAGCGAAGATTGACCAGGGATGGCATATCTATTCCACTAATCTCCCTGCTGATGGTCCTACCTCAGCATCTTTGCATATTGATAAGGCAGAGGGTGTTACTCCAGTTGGAAAACTAACAGCGCGTGGCAAGGAGTTGAATGTCTATGACAAGACCTTTGAGATGAAGTTACGTTATTTTGAAAATAATGTAAGCTTCGTTCAGCGTTATAAAATTACGGCTAAGACCTATATTATAAAAGGTTACTTAGAATATGGTGCTTGTAACGATGAGATGTGTTTGCCACCAATGCAGGAAGAATTTAACTTCAAGGGCAATGGACCTGCTTCTGCCCCTGCGGCAACACCCTCAACAGTCAACTCTGAGGCTGAGAAAACACCGACAGCTGCTACTGATGTAGCAGCTGATGGTTTATCTGCACTTACAGCGACAACTGCAGATACTGCAAAAAAGTCGGATGTGTTGCCAGTAGATACTGCAGGGGCTACAAAGCAAGAGAATGCACAAGTAAATGCTGATGTTAACTTGTGGCAACCTGTTATTAAGGAGTTATCAGCTTTTAATAGTTCAAAAGATAGCACGAACAGTTCTCTTTTGGCTATCTTCCTTATGGGTATTCTAGGTGGGTTCATCGCTTTACTTACCCCATGTGTATGGCCTATCATTCCAATGACGGTTAGTTTCTTCCTCAAAAGGGCAAAGGATGACCGTAAGAAGGGTATTCGTGATGCAGTGACCTACGGCTTGTCAATCATCGTCATTTATATGGCTTTGGCAACGCTTGTTACTTGGGCTTTCGGTCCACAGAAGTTGAATGAGTTGGCAACAAATGCACCGTTCAATGTCTTCTTCTTTCTTCTGTTAGTGGTGTTTGCCTTTAGTTTCTTTGGTTGGTTTGAACTTCGATTGCCTTCTTCATGGGGTAATGCAGTTGACAATAAGGCTTCAGCGACAACTGGTTTGCTTTCTATCTTCCTGATGGCATTCACCTTGTCATTGGTAAGTTTCTCATGTACTGCTCCTGTCGTTGGTCTTCTTCTTGTTCAAGCAGCAACAAGTGGTGACTGGGTAGCCCCTGCAGTGGGTATGTTTGGTTTTGCTTTGGCTCTTGCCTTGCCATTTACCTTCTTCGCCCTCTTCCCAACTTTGCTTAAGAAAGCTCCAAAGTCTGGTTCATGGATGAACATGATTAAGGTCGTGTTGGGTTTCATCGAGTTGGCATTCTCACTTAAGTTCTTGTCAGTAGCCGACCTCGCATACGGCTGGCACATTCTTGATCGTGAGACATTCCTTTCTATTTGGATAGCTCTCTTCGGTCTCTTGGGTCTTTATCTTATTGGTAAACTTAAGTTTCCACATGATGATTCAGAACAGAAGGCTATGCCTGTACCTGCTATCATGCTCGGTCTTTGTTCATTGGCTTTCTCTATTTATATGCTTCCAGGTTTGTGGGGTGCACCTGTTAAAGCGGTAAGTGCTTTTGCACCACCTGTTAATACACAGGATTTCAACCTTGCTCCACAGACGGTACATGCAGCTTATACGGATTATGATGAGGGTATGCGTGCAGCTGCAGCAGCTGGTAAGCCAGTCTTGGTTGACTTCACAGGCTTCGGATGTGTGAACTGTCGTAAGATGGAGGCTTCTGTATGGACTGATTCACGTGTAGCAGATAAGTTGAATAAGGACTATGTTCTCATCTCACTTTATGTAGATGATAAGACTCCTTTAAAGCAGCCTATTGAGGTGAAACTCCCAGACGGAACTTCACGTACACTGCGTACCATCGGTGATAAGTGGAGCTATTTGGAGCAGACTAAGTTCGGTTATTTGGCTCAGCCATTCTATGTGCCACTCGATAATGCGGGTAAACCTTTGAATGGTAGCTTCAGTTATAAAGAAGATGTTCCTGCTTATCTTGAGTTCCTTGAAAAAGGATTGGATAATTATCATGCACAACAGCAGTAA